The sequence tttgttaaatgacaaaatggaccttgtattttctaaaatagtaaaaatagaacCCTAGCtgaatttttgacaactttttttttaatacaaccaacttgaagacaatgcttaatacgaacaaatacaaaaaatgtaaacagttttgttatagcacttttagatcggattataattaaactttattttgacaaaaaattaattcagggtcctatttgtattattttagaaaatacaaggtccattttgtcatttaacaaaacacagggtccaattggtaacttttgcaaaacagaggatccaaaatggtatttacccttaaaaaataaaaataaaatgatgaaaagttAAGGACCCCAATCGATATGAATCAGCAAGCTTTGCAATATGTAATTGTAAAAATACACACGAAACTGTCAATCATAACACAATTTAGTTTTCAAATATATTAACTTACAATAATTATGGGTTGATGTTTATGTCATTGCTTCCTGGTAGCCCATAATTTAAACTCCCTCTTCTCAACTGCAGAATTTGCACATTATTTGAAATTGAAACAATGTctgttaatatttttattagccTGCATGTTTCAACTTTCAAAATTTGAGGCAAGTGAACCAGGAATACAAAAagaattaaaccataccttctGAACAGCATCAGCCATGACTGAGACATCTGCCTCTTTTTCCTTTAAATCTTCAATTTGAGCTCGAATGAGGCAATTTTGTTCTTCCGCCTGTAGTAAAAATCGTCAACAACTCTCTAAGCAAGCTATAACAATCCAAGAGTCCACTTAGGAGTTGCTACACACAGACGCAGCTACATGAATACATGTCGTGAGAACTGAAATATGTGTTTATTAGCACTGATGTTCCACAAATTAAGTATCGAAAAAGATAGACTCTGCTGACCATCTTTTATGTTTCATACATCATAATGAAACCCTTTAACTCTCAAATGGAGTACCATCATTTGCATAGTTCAAACTCTTGCCTCACCAAAGGCATAGAATAGTGACCATATATTTTACCTATCTTCTCAACAAGTCAGACCCTCAAAATCTGAATGCTAGTGTGCCATGAAATTCTAATGTCTGAGATAATTGAGCAGACACATTTAACAAtcaaaggaaaataaaattcctaaTGTGCTTGCACTCTAAGTAATATCATAAAATAGGATAATGCGATCTCCAAATAATCttactttttctttgtttttttatattttgagtaAAACAACATAAATTCAAATATAACCTTTTGTAGCATGTTCTCCAAGTGCTGGATTTCGTTCTTTTTCAATGTCAATACATTCTGAGCAACATCGAATACATTAGTCCTGCACTCAAGACAGTTTTAATTTAAGTTAAAGACCACAATACCACAAATCCTAACTTTGAGCAACAGACATATCGTAGTAAAATGAAACAATGTATAGTCTTTGGACAAAAGTCATTAATAAGGGGAAGCAAGAATAGAAAAGAACCCCTTGCAGTAGAAAAATGATAAGAGAATATGTTGTGATTAATTCTCCAAATCCTaactaactttccttttaaagaATGCAAGAACCATCTTAACAGTTCTTGCAGTCTTGCTTACTATTATTAGGGAAGTTCTTACAGTCTTGCTTAGTTAATTATAAATAggctttttttttaatgaaagttATAAATAGGCTAAGTCCTTATGTGCTTTAGTATGTTTTTGTAAGAGCGAATACACGAGAAGAAGCTGTGTTTGTGAGTTTGAAAGGTTTCAAGACTGTTGTGAGTATTGAGAGCTCAGGTGTATTGGGGTACTTGGTGAGAGTTTGTCCTGTGAATGTGAGTGAGTGTTGCAGAACGATACTCAAATGTTGAGGGTGTAATCTCAGACTGAACATAGTGGACTTTTATGATGATGGTGCTCAAAACACAATCTGAATCTAGGCTTTATGGCCGAACCCATATAAATCTTTGGTGTTCATTGTATTGTTTCAATTACTGTGGTATTTATTGTTCATGCTATTCCTGGTTTACTACTTTGATTATATCTAGTTTCTGGTACTTGGCTGCAGATTTTATGATGATGGTGCTCAAAACACAATCTGAATCTAGGCTTTATGGCCGAACCCATATAAATCTTTGGTGTTCATTGTATTGTTTCAATTACTGTGGTATTTATTGTTCATGCTATTCCTGGTTTACTACTTTGATTATATCTAGTTTCTGGTACTTGGCTGCAGATTTTAGAGTCTTGggaaaataatttacaacagaattgttattttcatgcaCTTCTTGTCTCTTGATCTGCACTATCTAAACAATAGGCCACTGAAAAGCCATAACTGACACTGGTAAGTTTGAATTGATTACTTTGTCTTCAATTTTCGTAGGGTCAAAGAGGTTTATTATTCAAAACATTGCCATTAACCGAGAAACAATAAGAATGAAAAGGAAATGACCTAAAATTTCCgtgctttctttttcttttttttctttcttgcaacttatttatttgatccaTTTTATGTTGCGTGAGCAATCAGAAAACAAAAACCTACTTATCTGAATGCAAAGGGTTGAGAGCTTGTTCTTCCAAAAATTGCTCCACCGTATCAAGGGTAGTTCCCACCTGCATTTGGAAAGTCCACATGATAAATAAGACAGTGGCAATAAATAAAAACCATGAGAGGGTAACCGAAGGATTACATTGACGATAGAATGATGCTTTGGTGTCAAATTAAAGCATTAATATATGAGGAAGTTTGATACTAGTTCAATATTACATTTCATTCCTTTTAAACCAATCACTTCAACTTGAATTGTAAATTTATGTGGCAAATGTCTAAATAGTTCTAGCGAACCAATAATACAGTAGTCAAACAGTAGCAAAACAAACCCAGCAACAAGAATACCAGTTGAATAGCAAATTAATAGAAAAACAGTAGGAATtgtatatagaatatatatgaGAAAACCAATTACAAACTATGGGAAGGCTCTTTTGATGCAAAGAGATTTACTCAATGAATTGCATACCTTCTCTATTCTCTTACTCACCTATATATAGTAATTTCTCACTCAAAATTATCCTTCCAAACAAAAACTCACATATCCTTTTGATTTACTATATGCTAGCACATCCTATTTATCCTAGGGCCTAACATCATCACACTAAAGCaacattattaataaattttgggGAAGGATACCTGACTTTCAAGACACAGTGATTCAAATTCCTCCTGTAAAATTCAGAAGAAACAAATGAGATACAGCGAATTAGattttctgatttttcttataataaacgatagtattatataataatacattaaaaaatGCTTTCTCAAACAGCCAAATTAATCTTGTGCCAACAAATTTTGCAATTCTTTGAGCAGcataattccaaaaaaaaaaacaaaattatgcAACCTTTATTGAGAGTAAAAACATGTACTGAAATACGGATTGGCACCAGAAAAGCTACCTGTATATTTCCATGCAAAGAAGCCACGACCTGAAAATTTTGAAACCAATAGCATAGAGCAAAAGCTAAAGCAATTAACTCAAAGATAACAAACATAATAAAACTTTGCAGTAAAATAAACTATGGAAaggaatatataatttaaatatgatGTCTGATCTCTGATGCATGAGGACACCATGTGatcatacatatattttaaacaaTCTAACTAGTAAGCAACTATCCATACTAGATTTCTAGAAACAAAAATTTTGCATGACAAAATAATGGTTTTCTTTTATTACTAAATCTCTGTCTTCGGTAATGTTCATATACAACCACATTCTTACCAAGCAAAGCACATCACAACACCAACACCAAAGCTCAACTTCAACAGTGATCAACTCTAAAGACCAAAATCCAACATTAATTTTATCATGCACCAGTCTTATGTTTCTTTCCCGTACAAAGAGTTGACAGACTTTCTTCAATAGAAATTAGAGCAATGCAAatgataaaatcaacaaaactcCAGAACCACCAAAACCCCCTCTGCCCAGCTGAGTAGTGAGTACTTCaaactttttcctttttttttttttttttgcaaggtgaattcaaaatttcttccTTAGAATCACCTAGCAGTAGTATAAATGATCCAAGATCCGTGATTTTGGTTTTCTGAATAGCCATTGTGCCTTTTACTCCCATAGTTTATAAAGGAATGTATTATTCACAAACTTGCATAGCCATTTTGGGTGAATTGGGTAGAGTTTTAGTAAATTATAGACTCTAAACATGAGactttaaccaaaaaaaaatcttcccatgagaatatctaatattttaggaGGTTACCTGAATAAAGAGACGATAGAGATAATCTTGCTCAGAAGCAGCAAAATTAGGAAATGCCTTGCTTATATCCTTTAAGTTCATATATAGAAGAAACAATTCAAACAAAATCAAATTCTGTTCCAAAAAAATTCTTTGCAAAATAATCTTTGTTCAAAATTACACAAACCCAGGTCACCAAAGTCCAAGTAAAACCAAAACAGGTTATCATTTTccttcgaaaaaaaataaaaataaaaataaaaaatacctgCTTAGAACAGGCAGTGAGCAAGGAAACTACAGCGAGCTTGAAAGACTTCTTCAAGTCCGACTGTCTCGACCCAATTGGAGAAGAACCCACTTCGTCCCTGTTCTCCATTTTACAGACTGTAAGGAAAAGAAACAGCCATTTTAGCAACCGGTATTGAAGTGTCGATATAATTTAGGCGGTTAATATCGAAGAATAGGCACAATAGAGATGTATTACCCAGAATGCTTAGATAAATTTCTCTGAAGAGAGACGAAACAGAGAGTAGAGAGATTGTCGAtgaacaaaaaatatcaatagataacatatatatatatatatatattcattaagATGAGTCATATATCCCACCTTATGATATTGTCGATGCTTATCCTCATCTTTCAAAACCTGTAGAAAAAACTGAGTTTAAACATAAACAAATTAGAATATATTCAACAAGTTTTTGGtatataaaatacataaaactcTTTGGTATGTAGTATTTCAACAAGTTTATAATATTAAtccataatataattataataaatgataGTCAATATTACAAGGTCAAAAACCCACTACCTTTGTATTCTTCACATGTATACCTTATTCTCATTCTCTCATTCTAATTTCTAATTTTGCCCAAGATCACGAAATCACCAAGGAATAATAAaataaggtcagattttaaagtTTAAAGAACAACAAGAGAAAAAGTATTGAACCTAAGAAGCACCCATGAAAGAAACTAAGAGAGGGTGAGCCAATATGATTATGAAGAAAGAAGAACCTACCTTGTCGCGAACCAAAGCCGAATGTTGCTGCTAGAAAAGCTACTCCACCAACAACCACCACAGATGACGAAGAGAGGAGAAGGACGTCGTTCACCGGAGAGATGGCTGATGACGTCGTCACGATTTAGGAaaagcgagagagagagagagagagagagagagagagagagagagaggtgcgTGAGTCTAACGCTTTGTTTGGTATGATGGATGGAAAACGGCAAGGATGGATTGGTATAAGGTGTGGAAAAGGGAAAGTAGTGGATGGAATTGGTGTGTCCTTAGAAGTTGTTTGGTAAATTGAGAGGAAGGAAAGGTGTGCTACAATTTTTTACAATCCCTCCAAATGAGAGAAAGACTAAATTTGGTGGGCCCTTGTGGATTTGGAATCCACACCTCTATTCCCTTATGGCACGTTTACTATATAGTATTCAAAATCGGAataaattaatagaaaaaaataacgaaataaatgaaaaataatcggaatcaatatttgtaatatgttgtttactaaaattttttggaaatagaatagttgtgatttatcttgtttactttactagaaaacgtaatcggaatgcttaaattgactaaattgtcattttgagttaaactatataatatggtagttattttgtgagatatatttttaaggacaaaattgtcattatatatttaagattaaaaataaaataaaaataattaaaatctatTACCCTCAATGGCATTCCTTATAAAATTGGTGGGGGAAGTTCTCCCTTTCTTTTCTCCCTTATTTAATCAAGTTCTGTCtttcctaattttaataatgtaagtaaacaaatataaaggaatgattaccttactattgattcccattacatattagtaaacatgccattaattctttcaagaaaattacattttatatcctttttgttataaatattaataattatgtggatgtccaaatcttttatttattaccatgaattgtaatcaacattcatcttttccttagtttccctttttcttagtttcttaatatctcactcttgtatttgtataaataggggttcaccccattggaataaacaactcagaaattctcattcactttctctttctctcttcatcttcttcttctttcttctcatctactttatattatattatattattttataacacgttatcagcacgagtctctgcccaagcttcaagcatgaatctctgcctaagacccaatgtaagtattttgttaaagttcttgaattgtttcaaagtcacgatacactaaatatatatttatatatatactcatctgactgaaacaatttcaagaatcatttggtttcctttttctttttatctatatatctatatattatatatgtatgtatatgtttttatatatttattattaatttcatatatatattatgttcttatcattcataatatttactatatatgtgtgcctatgatatgatagagaaaatctatataaattatacatatatccaaaagattatgtattatcgataaaatattgcatatatcctaaagattatgcatcatcgataaaatattgcatatatcctgaagattatgcatcatcgataaaatattgcatatatcctgaagattatgcatcatcgataaaaattgtatatatcccgaagattatgcatcctcgataaaatattgcatatatcatgatgattatgcgtcctcaataaaatcttgcatatatcctgaagattatgcaaatgtaatattcattatatagttgatggatatataatgaaagagatgaatacatatttatatatatgttcttgtattctttgagggcaatgaaaagtaatctaatatcgatatagattttgacaaacatttcctgaagtaaatgttttatatttgtcaaaaaaaaaatgattgtatttatgtgaatactgttgggttttatgccctaaataaaactcatttcaatataatcagatttgtttattaatatagatcagaaataacatttaatgttgcatggttcacatgatttatttcatgattatatgtacataatgtataaattaatctgaaacccttttcacatacttgatctttttattgtgccgtcaacacattggaaagtaaacatgactatgtgaataaagtttcctagatttatcagacacagggttttactgatatgataatgtacaacaagagtttacttgtatttggagaaatactatgttctttccagaacattggttaaagtaaagctcaggttggatgcgtggagtatgcatcggaagggaccgata is a genomic window of Cannabis sativa cultivar Pink pepper isolate KNU-18-1 chromosome 9, ASM2916894v1, whole genome shotgun sequence containing:
- the LOC115722785 gene encoding uncharacterized protein LOC115722785 isoform X1; amino-acid sequence: MLSIDIFCSSTISLLSVSSLFREIYLSILVCKMENRDEVGSSPIGSRQSDLKKSFKLAVVSLLTACSKQDISKAFPNFAASEQDYLYRLFIQVVASLHGNIQEEFESLCLESQVGTTLDTVEQFLEEQALNPLHSDKTNVFDVAQNVLTLKKNEIQHLENMLQKAEEQNCLIRAQIEDLKEKEADVSVMADAVQKLRRGSLNYGLPGSNDININP
- the LOC115722785 gene encoding uncharacterized protein LOC115722785 isoform X2 is translated as MENRDEVGSSPIGSRQSDLKKSFKLAVVSLLTACSKQDISKAFPNFAASEQDYLYRLFIQVVASLHGNIQEEFESLCLESQVGTTLDTVEQFLEEQALNPLHSDKTNVFDVAQNVLTLKKNEIQHLENMLQKAEEQNCLIRAQIEDLKEKEADVSVMADAVQKLRRGSLNYGLPGSNDININP